AAAGTTCTTTGAAGGTCGTAACGATGTTCAAACGATTCAGTATTCTGTTGGTGGAGAAAACCCAATGAGTCCTGGTAGCTCGAACCAAGCTTTATTCTTCGTAGAGTACGATGAAGAGGCGGAAAACTTTAGTGAAGAAAAAGAAGAGGTTATAACTGAACTTCAAAATATGACCGAATTGGGAGAGTGGGGTTCTCAAGATTTCTCTTCCAGTGGTAGTAGTAATGTGATTAAATATTTTGTTTACGGAGATAAGCTCTCAGATATTGAGCCTGTTGTAGCGGATATAAAAGAGCTCATGGAAGAAGATGATAATTTCCGTAAAGTAGATACAAGTATTTCAGATACGTATGAAGAGTATACTCTTGTCGCTGATCAACAGAAATTAAGTAAGCTTGGATTAACGGCAGCACAAGTAGGAATGGAACTAAGTCAACAACGACAACGTCCTGTTTTTACTACGGTTGAAAAAGACGGTGAAGACGTTAATGTGTATATTGAAGTGGAAAAAGAAGAGTATTCATCTATAGAAGATTTAACCGAAAAGACGATTATGTCTCCGTTAGGCATTGAAGTGCCGATTAATGAAGTAGTCGAAGTAGTTGAAGGGAAAACAAGTGATACGGTAACAAGACGTGATGGACGATTATACGTCGAAGTCAGCGGAGAAGTAACTTCGAAGGACATCGCTAAAGTTTCGCAGAAATTACAAGAGAAGGTTGATGACCTGACGATACCGTCAACAGTTGAGGTTAATTCAGGTGGTGTAACGGAAGATATTCAAGAATCCTTCACCCAATTAGGTCTTGCGATGCTTGCGGCAATCGCCATTGTGTATTTAATCCTTGTTATAACATTTGGTGGAGCACTTGCACCATTTGCCATTCTCTTCTCATTACCGTTTACGATTATTGGTGGCTTAATTGCTTTATTGATTGCAGGAGAGACAATTAGTATTTCTGCTCTAATCGGAGCGTTAATGTTAATCGGTATTGTTGTCACAAATGCCATTGTGTTAATTGATCGAGTTATCCACATGGAAAATGATGGTTTATCAACAAGAGATGCCTTACTTGAAGCAGGGGCTACTCGCCTACGTCCGATTTTAATGACGGCACTTGCAACGATTGGAGCATTATTCCCTCTAGCACTAGGGATTGATGGAAGTGGCCTTGTATCCAGAGGTCTAGGTGTAACCGTTATTGGTGGATTAACAAGTTCAACATTATTAACGCTCATCATTGTTCCAATTGTGTATGAAACATTAAGCAAATTCAAAAGAAAACCAAAAACGAGATAATACTTGAATGAGAGGGGCCTCCCTCTCATTTTATTTTCTTTACGAAATCACGAAAAATATTAAAAAAGCACATAGTAGCTTATCTTCTATGTGCTTTTTATTTATAAGTAATAGAACTAAAAGGAACCACTTCTAAGCGTATGAATTCATTCACTCTGAAAAAAAGTCGCGTAATTCTTCTGGGAGTACTTCGACATTTAGAATATGTAGTTTGTTTGTCCCTGGTGAAGTTTCAATTAAAATGGTCTTGTCCTCATATCTAAGTACTGTCACTTGGCCAACACTTGTTGGGATTGTAGAGCTATTTTTCACTAAATTATATTCTTTATTCGAGAAATTCCCCTCATATCCATCGAGTACCAGCTCTTTAGCTTCCTCAAAATTATCGGAAAACCTTACGCGCTGATATAATTCTAGAGAATTATTAGGTGAGTAATATATGTCATGAAACATTATTCCTAGTGGAATTAACATTATTAAAATAAATCCTATTTTCACATTCTTAGTAGCAAAATTCATGAATCTCCCTCTATGAATAAATTATTTATTATTAATACAATAAATGTTTAAAGCTTTTCACACAAAGTCCGATTCCTTTGTTTTGTTCAAGTTAGATTCAATAAAAAAAGCGATGGATGAGTAGATTTCCATCATCCAACCGCTTATGGTTTATTCTCCTCCACCTCCACCTCCACCACTATCGCCTCCACTACCACTATCACTACCAAAGAAGCCATCATTCCCCGAATCGAATAACCCTAAATGACTTCCGGAGGATGTGGTTGAACGCTTCTTTTGCTTTTGTTTACTTGTGTCTAGTGAAGCGATGATTCCAATAATAAGTATTATTATAAAAAGAGAGATAAATATTACGAACATCGTCATTTCCCCTTTCAATTGTTATACTTTACATACGAGAAGAACTAACAAAAGTTTCATTTTTTAGTAAAATATATACTATTATGTATTTTTCTTTTTTTTGGAAAAAATCACTGCGTACACGTGTATCGCTATTCATATATAGCACCCAACAGAGAAGAGGAATTACCAAATTATGATCTTATTCTTATAATCGTTACACCTGCAAAAACGGTAAATAGTACAATTGATAGAAATAGAATCACATAATTTATATGAATGCTTTGGTATCCTAGATAATAAATAACAATTGTAACTAAACCTATAACTCCAATTATTGCAATCGCCATACGACTCAAGAATTTCCTTATCATCAAATGGATTCGTTCATTCCGTTCTGGATCATTGTTTTGTTCAAGTTTAGGAAACCACTTTCGCGCTAATGCCACTATTCCTAGACCGAATAGAGCTCCGAATAACCCTGCTAAAATCCCCGAGAAATAATTGTTATTTCCTGAGAGAAATATGATTAAAACGACTCCAAGCATTGAACCAATAAAAGGACCTACAATCTCTTTTTTCATTCATTCTCCCCCTTTCCTGTAAATCGCCCCTCCTCGAACATTGTGAAATAGATACTCTATTTTAAAGACAATTCTAAGCTTGGGTGCCTGTGATTTAACAAGACGGACATGGGGGTGTATGCAGAGCGAGAAAGAATTCTGTATACAATTTAGACACGAAAACTTAACGTGTAGGGAAGTGCTTAATGGCTAACCGATAAAGAAACATTATTAAGAGTAATAGACTTTTAGAAAGTCGGGCTACTATACTTAAATGCTGAAAGAAACTACTGATTATCCACAGTGTGAGCTTCTAATAACGGTTCATACATCATTAACGCATGGTTTTCTGTAATATACTCATCGTCTATTTGTTTCCCTGCACGATTATAGACTCGTCTGAAAATAGTATTATGACGTACATATCCTCCCCAATGTTCATGGGTCATACGGTGATCTTTTTCATATACTTCATACGTTGATAATAAAGGGTGCTCTGTACGCCATTCTCCAACTAAATGTGAATCGGTCAAATAGACATGAAGTTGGAAGGTTTGGTTCGTATTATTTGAAATTTGGAGATCTAAGTAATTATATTCACAAGTTGCGCCACTCCCAAATGGTTGAGTTCGATTTGAATCAGGGAATACGTCATAGCTGTGGCGATGTCGTTCAACAACGGTTAAAGGGGTATGTAATGTAATCCAATAGAGTAAATTGGATAGCTGACAAAGTCCCCCACCGATCCCGGGTTTAAAACGTCCATAAAACAAGACCATGCCATTTACATAGCCCTTATATTTGTTAGGGTTTCCAATTAACTTCCAATAGGAAAAGGTTTCACCAGGCTTGATGACGATTTTATTTAGCTGTTTTACCGCAATGCTTAAATTCTGTACTTTATTTTCTTGATACCACATGTCTACATCTTTCAATTTTCTATATAAAGACGTTCGGTGCTGAATAGCTTGGTGAGGTAACAACTCTTTAGAAAAAGATTGACTGTATTTTTTCTTATCCCCCATCCATTCTATTCTTCTTTTCGTTCGGTAGTAGTGTTTCCCGAGGAAAAGTCGTAGCGGTGACCGCTTCTTCGGCTGTAAAGCTAATGATTTTAATAGCTCCATTCTAATCCCTCCTTACAATTGTATTTATATTCTAGGTTAAATTTTTTTCTCCTTCTTTAATAGTTGGACGAAAGTCACTTTTACTAAAAACAATACATATAATGAACAGCTTGTCACATATGTTGTAGATATGACTTCAATGGAAGAGGAGTGAAAGGATGAAACAATTGTTTCGAGGAATCCTTCTCTTAACGGTGGCAGCATTTTTAGGAGAGTGCTTGGAATTCCTAATTAATATGATTATTGCCAGGCAACTTGGGGAGGAAGGGTTAGGGCATTATATGTCCATTCTTCCGATTATCTTTTTTATTGTGATTATTGCGTCCTTAGAGTTACCCGTTTCCCTTTCAAAATTAATTGCGGAAAGTGAGAAATCTTACCATAAGAGCACTTTACGCTATACGACGCGATGGACGATTATCTTAACCGGTATTTTTGTCACGATTGGTTGGCTTATCTTTACCGTCCTTCCTTTTTTTTCTTCCTATCACCCAATGGTTCGTTGGTTAATGGTGCTTTTAATTCCCATTGTTGCTTTTTCTAGCTTGAGTCGGGGATATTTTATGGGAATTGGAAAGATGGGTAAGATTGCTTTTTCAAATTTCTTACGCAAAGGTGCACAATTATTTTTATTAGTGACTGTTTTTCGCCTGTATGAGTTCAGTTCTGAGTCGGCTCTATTTGTCGCATTATGTGTGCTTATTGCTTCGGAAATGATGGTATTCTTCTATTTGCTTCATGCCTATCTTTTTCAATGGAAAAGGATTGATGGGCATGGGCATCAAAAGGAAGCGAATCAGCAGGAAATAGGCAAAGCCTTATTATCTGTCTCTTTGCCAACGACATTTCTACGTGTATTTCATGCCATCGCACATGCCATTCAGCCATTTTTAATAAAGGCTGCCCTCATTCATTATGGCATGAGCACAATCCAGGCAACGGAGCAATTTGGACTATTAACAGGAGTGGCCATGACCATTGGCTTTTTTCCAGCTTTTATTGCTCATTCGCTATTAGTCGCACTTATTCCAGCTGTATCAGAAGCTAGCGCTAAAGATAATGAGGAGAAGATTATCAAAATGTTAAAAGGTGTTTTATGGGGGACATTTGCCTATAGCGTACCTGTTGTTCTAGCTTATTACTATTTGGGAGAAGCACTAACGTCTATGTTCTTTCCTGGTTCAGAAGCAGCCCTCTATTTACAATTATTATGGCCCTATTTTTTAATTCATTTCTTTATTCTCCCTTTACAAGCTTTTCTAATTGGTCTTGGACTTGTCAAGGACGCTTTGTACCATACGGTATGGTCAACTGTCATTTCTTACTCACTTTTATACCTGCTAGGAGCTCAAACCGATTTAGGGATGCGGGGCATCATTATTGGAATGAATACTGGGGGAATGCTCCTTCTTATGCTTCACCTCTATACATTAAAAATGAAACTAAATCTCAAATTTGGGTCGATCTGGCTTCCTTTTCGTCGTTCAACATAAGTCAACATTTAGTTGAATAATGATTAAATAGGGACTATGTATAAAATGGTATGAAGATGAGGAGGGCAAATATTGAAGGAAGCAGCAAGGAGGGAAATATCTCGCTTAATTGGAGTGTTACGCGACGAACAGTGTGAGAATGGCTCTTGGGATTATCCTTTTGATACAGGGATTAAAACAGATGCCTATATGATCATCTTATTACGGTCTTTAAAAATGAGGAAGTATGAATCATTAATTCAAGAGCTTGTTGAACGGATAGAAAGCGAGCAAGACGATTCTACAGGTGGATGGAAATTGTTTTCTGATGAAAAAGGTGCGAACCTTTCTTTAACAATAGAAGCGTACTATGCTTTGTTATATTCACGATATCGTACTGGGAATGAAGACAATATGGTGAGGGCAAAACAGATGATTCTAACAGCTGGGGGCATCGAAAAAGCCGATATGTTTACAAAAATAACCTTAGCGATAACGGGGCAATTTTCATGGCCATCTGTTTTTCCTATTCCCGTCGAATTGATGCTATTGCCTCCAACGTTTCCAATTAGTTTCTTTGATATTTCCGTGTTTGGTCGTGCTAATTTAGTACCAATCTTATTGTTAGGAGATGCGAAGTATCAAAGGAAGACGAAAAATAGCCCAAATTTGTCTTCATTGAGCTCAAAACGAGATGGAGATGGATGGCAGGAATACCGTGCAAACGATTGGAAGAACTTCACTAGTAATGTAAAGCAAGGGACTTTATCTTTAATTGGATTACCATGGGAGCTTCACCGAATTGCAAAAGAAAAAGCGAAAACCTATATGCTCGAACGTATTGAACCAGATGGAACCCTACTAAGTTATTTTAGCGCGACGTTTTTTATGATATTTGCCCTAATGTCTTTAGGCTATAAACGAAATGATTCGACTATCCAAGAAGCTGTACAAGGATTAGTAAAGATGAAATGTAGCATAAAGGGACATACTCATATGCAATATACCACGGCTAATGTTTGGAATACGACGTTAATTAGTCATGCTCTTCAGGTAGCTGGTGTCAATCATCATCATTCAATGATCGTTAGGGCAAATGAATATTTAGTAAAGAGACAACAAGTTTTATATGGTGATTGGTATGTGAATGCAGAAACAGCAGTTCCAGGTGGATGGGGCTTCTCACATATTAATACGTTAAATCCAGATGTTGATGATACAACAGCAGCCTTGCGGGCAATCGTTAATATGGTCTATGAACGTCCAGCACTTCATGGATCATGGTCACGTGGAGTTTCATGGATTCTTTCTATGCAAAATGATGATGGGGGATGGCCAGCATTTGAAAGGAAGGTTAATAAAAGGTTCGTGCACCTCTTACCAGTACAAAAACCAGAATTTTTATTGACAGACCCTTCCACGGCTGATTTAACAGGGAGAACATTAGAATATTTAGGGAACTACGTTCATCTTATGAACACTTACCCTAACATTCAACAAGGCAAGGAATGGTTATATCGAAATCAGAAGCGTGATGGTTCTTGGTATGGAAGGTGGGGAATCTGTTATATATACGGTACTTGGTCTGCTTTAACAGGGCTAATTGCCGTTGGAGAACGTAGCGATAAAAAAGCTATTCAAAAAGCGGTGACGTGGTTAAAAAGTATTCAAAATAAAGACGGAGGATGGGGAGAATCCTGTTTAAGTGATATTGAAAAAAAATACATCCCATTAAACAGTAGTACCCTTACTCATACAGCTTGGGCCGTTGATGCCCTGCTCGCTGTCGAACAAAAGAGCAGCCCTGCAATAGAAAAAGGGATTCAGTTTCTTATTAAAGAAGGGGAAAAGCAGGATTGGACGACCGAGTATCCAAAAGGCCAAGGGATGGCAGCTAGTTTTTATATTCATTATCATAGTTATCGATATATATTTCCTTTAATTGCATTAAGTCACTATGTAAGAGCAGTTAGTGAAAAATGATAAGAAGAAAGCGCACTAGCAAGTACAAAACTTGCTAGTGTGGCAATTGTCCTTGTGTATCTAAATAGTATTCTTCTATTTTCAAAGGGAACTGCATAAGTGTTTCAGTTATCGATTTGAAAAATAATCGCGATGCATTAAAAAAAGATACGACCGTAGAGGCTTTGGGTATGTCCTAAAAGAATTCTATATACTGATAGATAGACAATATAGTTATTTAAGAAAAAGGCTAAATTATCATAAATTCACATTGTCTAAAAGGATAATATTTGAAATAATGGTATTAAACTGTAGAAGGTAAAGTAGGTATTTCTATCTAACTGTAATGCTTTATATTGTGGTAATAACAACGGACTAAGTCTGATATTTATTGTTTATCATTTCGTTATCTTTAAGTAGCCGTTCTTTTTCTTCTTCAGGACAGCTATCCGCTTAAACAATTTAAGACTTCACATCAGTCTCTTTTTAGGATCTTTAACAATTGAAGAGTTGAGTTGAATAGTTGTGAAAATTATCGAAATTTGATTTTGCTTTACTCGTATAAATTTATGAATAGGGGTGAGTAGGGATGATGAAAAAACAGTTAAAGAGTGTGGAATTGGGGCAAACCATACAAGTGCGTTTAGTCTCCAACTTAAAAAAATCGCAGGAATACTATCGTGATGTACTAGGATGTAAAATTGATGACTGGGGACACGTAAAAAGGGATGGAATGACGATTATTCTCCAACAATCGAAATCCCCCGAGGATGTGCGACCAAATGCTCCATCAAAAAAACGTTCAGATTATCCAACTGATTGGATAGGACCTGAATTTGGATGGGACACATTTATTCACGTTAGTTGGGAGGAATTAGATATTCTAGTTGACGAATTCAGAGGCAATGGTGGAGATATTGCAGTTGAACCATTTACGGGCAAACACGGCAAGTGGGAGTTTAAGAATACTTGTATAAAAGACCCCGACGGATACAATATCGTTTTAGGTTCAATGCGTGAACTTTAACTCCAATTTAATACTCCCATGCTCATAGCATTAATAAAAAATGCTTCAGTAGCTTATTCTAGATTAGTCGCGAATGAATGAAAACAATTCAACTTCCATTACCCGATAGCACAGTTATACCACAAGGGAATGTTAGACGTTATGAATTACATAATGGAAGGGTTATATTTTAGAGTTTGCGGGGATGTTCTCGAATTTAAGTATTCAGTAAAAGGGTGCAATTCAGGAGGATGAATTGGACTTTTTCTTTGTGAAATGGATTAGTAGTTAACTAATGTCATTCGTCTCGAGTGCTTAAATTAGGAGGTGATGTTGTTGAGTGAAAATAGATTGTGAATACATAGTGGTGTAGTTAGAGATTGTTGTTTTTGGAGGGGATCAAAATGAAAAAGAATGTAAACACCGCCCTGACGACCATTGAAATTAGTTTAATCATTCTAGCTATTCTATTCTTTCTTTCAGGAGAGAGAGAAATTCCGTTAGGAGGGAATAGAGTACTAGTTGATCGTTCATATATCATATATGGTTATAGAGCATTATTACTTTTCTGGATTATTCGGGGATGTCGTTCTTTAGTTTCAAGCATAATAAATAAGAAAAGAAAACAATTATGGAGCGATGTAGCCTTCTTAATTGTATGTGTAGGTATTATAGTATGGTCTTTTCTAAAATATATGTGAACGAAGAAGGTAAGGAAATGAGTTGTATTTTTTAGTAGGTAGATAAATGATTTCGAATAAAAAAGCCATTTTGATCAATTTCAAAATGGCTTCTTCTTATTCATAATTGTATTATTTTCATCCAACATCAAAGTGTTATTTAATTAATATCCGTATTAATCTGTTTGAAGGTACTGCCCCATTCGGACATTAATTGCAAAATAGGTTTAATAGATTCTCCTCTATCAGTTAAGGAATATTCCACCTTTGGGGGAACCACAGGGTAGACTTTTCTCAAAATGATTCCGTCTGATTCTAACTCTCTTAGTTGCTTTGTTAACATTCGGTGGGATACTTCTGGAAGTAGTCTTTGTAATTGGCCATATCTTTTAGTCCCATCAGATAAATTCCACAAAATTAACGCCTTCCACTTTCCCATAATGGTATGTAACGTCAGGTCTACAGGACAATTAAAAGCTTTGTCATTAATTCTATAGTCTCCCATCATTTCTCCTCCAAGCATTCCGTCATCTTATATACTAACTTATTTGTTAGTATATATCTTAAAAGTGCATACTTGTTTCATAAGCATATATATTATACTATTTTT
The Bacillus spongiae DNA segment above includes these coding regions:
- a CDS encoding VanW family protein; translation: MELLKSLALQPKKRSPLRLFLGKHYYRTKRRIEWMGDKKKYSQSFSKELLPHQAIQHRTSLYRKLKDVDMWYQENKVQNLSIAVKQLNKIVIKPGETFSYWKLIGNPNKYKGYVNGMVLFYGRFKPGIGGGLCQLSNLLYWITLHTPLTVVERHRHSYDVFPDSNRTQPFGSGATCEYNYLDLQISNNTNQTFQLHVYLTDSHLVGEWRTEHPLLSTYEVYEKDHRMTHEHWGGYVRHNTIFRRVYNRAGKQIDDEYITENHALMMYEPLLEAHTVDNQ
- a CDS encoding oligosaccharide flippase family protein is translated as MKQLFRGILLLTVAAFLGECLEFLINMIIARQLGEEGLGHYMSILPIIFFIVIIASLELPVSLSKLIAESEKSYHKSTLRYTTRWTIILTGIFVTIGWLIFTVLPFFSSYHPMVRWLMVLLIPIVAFSSLSRGYFMGIGKMGKIAFSNFLRKGAQLFLLVTVFRLYEFSSESALFVALCVLIASEMMVFFYLLHAYLFQWKRIDGHGHQKEANQQEIGKALLSVSLPTTFLRVFHAIAHAIQPFLIKAALIHYGMSTIQATEQFGLLTGVAMTIGFFPAFIAHSLLVALIPAVSEASAKDNEEKIIKMLKGVLWGTFAYSVPVVLAYYYLGEALTSMFFPGSEAALYLQLLWPYFLIHFFILPLQAFLIGLGLVKDALYHTVWSTVISYSLLYLLGAQTDLGMRGIIIGMNTGGMLLLMLHLYTLKMKLNLKFGSIWLPFRRST
- a CDS encoding prenyltransferase/squalene oxidase repeat-containing protein, encoding MKEAARREISRLIGVLRDEQCENGSWDYPFDTGIKTDAYMIILLRSLKMRKYESLIQELVERIESEQDDSTGGWKLFSDEKGANLSLTIEAYYALLYSRYRTGNEDNMVRAKQMILTAGGIEKADMFTKITLAITGQFSWPSVFPIPVELMLLPPTFPISFFDISVFGRANLVPILLLGDAKYQRKTKNSPNLSSLSSKRDGDGWQEYRANDWKNFTSNVKQGTLSLIGLPWELHRIAKEKAKTYMLERIEPDGTLLSYFSATFFMIFALMSLGYKRNDSTIQEAVQGLVKMKCSIKGHTHMQYTTANVWNTTLISHALQVAGVNHHHSMIVRANEYLVKRQQVLYGDWYVNAETAVPGGWGFSHINTLNPDVDDTTAALRAIVNMVYERPALHGSWSRGVSWILSMQNDDGGWPAFERKVNKRFVHLLPVQKPEFLLTDPSTADLTGRTLEYLGNYVHLMNTYPNIQQGKEWLYRNQKRDGSWYGRWGICYIYGTWSALTGLIAVGERSDKKAIQKAVTWLKSIQNKDGGWGESCLSDIEKKYIPLNSSTLTHTAWAVDALLAVEQKSSPAIEKGIQFLIKEGEKQDWTTEYPKGQGMAASFYIHYHSYRYIFPLIALSHYVRAVSEK
- a CDS encoding VOC family protein — protein: MMKKQLKSVELGQTIQVRLVSNLKKSQEYYRDVLGCKIDDWGHVKRDGMTIILQQSKSPEDVRPNAPSKKRSDYPTDWIGPEFGWDTFIHVSWEELDILVDEFRGNGGDIAVEPFTGKHGKWEFKNTCIKDPDGYNIVLGSMREL
- a CDS encoding winged helix-turn-helix transcriptional regulator; the encoded protein is MMGDYRINDKAFNCPVDLTLHTIMGKWKALILWNLSDGTKRYGQLQRLLPEVSHRMLTKQLRELESDGIILRKVYPVVPPKVEYSLTDRGESIKPILQLMSEWGSTFKQINTDIN